From Chloroflexota bacterium, one genomic window encodes:
- the acpS gene encoding holo-ACP synthase: MKLATGIDLIEIERIRESIACHGEKFLARIYTPRELEICAVEDQPRINTDKHRYTNEKKSASIRVHECPKGYPRFSIESLAARFAAKEAVAKALGTGIGAVSFQEIEILRDENRAPVLYLHGAAQELAEKLGLETWSISISHTETHAIAMVVAIGE; this comes from the coding sequence ATGAAATTAGCAACCGGCATAGACCTGATCGAGATAGAACGTATCCGCGAATCCATCGCTTGTCATGGGGAAAAGTTCTTAGCGCGCATCTACACCCCGCGCGAGTTGGAAATTTGTGCGGTAGAAGATCAACCGCGGATAAACACAGATAAACACAGATATACAAACGAGAAAAAATCAGCGTCTATCCGCGTTCACGAGTGCCCGAAAGGGTATCCGCGGTTTAGTATCGAATCGCTGGCAGCGCGTTTTGCCGCTAAAGAAGCCGTTGCCAAAGCTCTGGGGACAGGCATCGGCGCGGTCAGTTTTCAGGAAATCGAAATCTTGCGAGACGAAAACCGCGCTCCGGTGTTATATTTGCACGGTGCAGCCCAAGAACTGGCCGAAAAGCTTGGACTGGAAACCTGGTCCATTAGCATAAGCCATACCGAAACGCACGCCATCGCCATGGTCGTAGCAATTGGCGAATAG
- a CDS encoding response regulator transcription factor: protein MTEKITVFIVDDHPIVRQGLRQLLEIQDDLAVAGEAEDGNTAIERIQQILPDVVLMDLVMPGMGGVDATRAIREASPHTQVVVLTSHHEDALVFPAIKAGALSYLLKSSLPDEVLDAVRAAAHREARLHPRIAKRLMEEISGDAPSLESLTSRELEVLKLIAQGQDNRKIAASLVVSEKTVKTHVSNIFSKLQLADRTQAAIYALKQRIVPLDEG, encoded by the coding sequence ATGACTGAAAAAATCACCGTTTTCATCGTGGATGACCACCCCATCGTGCGGCAGGGATTGCGCCAACTATTAGAGATTCAGGACGACCTCGCGGTGGCGGGCGAGGCCGAGGATGGGAATACCGCCATTGAGCGGATTCAGCAAATTTTGCCCGATGTGGTCCTCATGGACTTGGTTATGCCCGGCATGGGCGGCGTGGATGCGACACGCGCCATCCGTGAAGCCAGCCCGCACACGCAGGTGGTCGTACTCACCAGCCATCACGAAGATGCGCTCGTCTTTCCGGCGATCAAGGCCGGGGCGCTGAGTTACCTACTCAAAAGCTCGCTCCCCGACGAAGTTCTCGACGCGGTGCGCGCTGCGGCTCATCGAGAAGCGCGCTTGCACCCGCGCATTGCCAAACGCTTGATGGAAGAAATTTCCGGGGACGCACCCTCATTGGAAAGCCTGACCAGCCGCGAGCTGGAAGTACTCAAGCTCATCGCTCAGGGGCAGGATAATCGTAAAATCGCCGCGTCGCTGGTCGTCAGCGAAAAAACCGTCAAAACCCACGTCAGCAACATCTTCAGCAAACTGCAACTCGCCGATAGGACACAGGCTGCAATTTATGCGTTGAAGCAGCGGATTGTGCCGTTAGACGAGGGTTAA